The genomic region GAAACAGTATCCACACCAAAGCGTTTTGCAGTGGCCGGCATCAACTGCATAAGTCCCCATGCTCCAGCCCAGGAAGTAAGATTGTTTTTAAAACCCGATTCCTGGTAAATCAGCGAAGCTGTCAATCTCCAGTCCCATCCGAGTTTCTGGCTGTACTGCCGGATATAATCATCAAATGGGGATATTTTGCCGGTATTGATGGCGTAAAAATCACTTTCAACAATCTGTAGCGATTTGGAACTTTCGAAGTAGCGGCTGTATAATCTTTTGTATTTGGGTGATTGGGTAAAGCCGTTAATCCAGTTATTCAATTCGGTCACCAGTGTGGTTGAGCCTTTCCTCACGGCCCAGGCCAGTTCCTGTTCGAGGCCGACGGCAGTAGTTACATCAAGATTGGGATAGTATTTTCCGTTCACATCGGCCACAATGTTGTCGCATACGGTAAAGGGAACTTCGCCCTGTGAAACCAGGGCAATGAGTTGTTCGGGACTTTCATCCACTTCAATGATATGAATATCGCCGCCGATTTCTTCCGAAAGATTTTTCAACCGGTTGGCAGCAGCGGATCCCCGCGTGATATAAACCGACTGACCTTTCAGCCTCACGGAACTGTTAATCATGAAAGCCTGCATAGTTTCAGGTTTCATCGTTTTCCAGTTATCCGGTTTACGTTGAACAAGCACCTGGTGCGCTTGAATAAAAGGCTCGGTAAAATCGAGGTAATGCTGCCTGTCCTTTGTAATGGCAAGGTTCTGGGCGATAAGGTCTGCATCACCGTTGCGCAGCATTTCAATGCTTTCATTAAGACTTCTGCTAACTCTTACTTCAAGGCGAACAGAAAGATGGTTTGCCAGCTGCTGGAGCATTTCATATTGAAAGCCCATAGGCTGACCACGATAAATAAAATAATCGGTAGAACTGTAATCGGTAAGGACGACGATTTTCCCTTTTTCCTTAATATTCTCAAGATCCTGTTCAATCAGCGCAGTATCTTTCTGGTGCCCGTGAAAAGTACACG from Bacteroidales bacterium harbors:
- a CDS encoding transporter substrate-binding domain-containing protein — encoded protein: MLRKTVYYFVLIFISVSCTFHGHQKDTALIEQDLENIKEKGKIVVLTDYSSTDYFIYRGQPMGFQYEMLQQLANHLSVRLEVRVSRSLNESIEMLRNGDADLIAQNLAITKDRQHYLDFTEPFIQAHQVLVQRKPDNWKTMKPETMQAFMINSSVRLKGQSVYITRGSAAANRLKNLSEEIGGDIHIIEVDESPEQLIALVSQGEVPFTVCDNIVADVNGKYYPNLDVTTAVGLEQELAWAVRKGSTTLVTELNNWINGFTQSPKYKRLYSRYFESSKSLQIVESDFYAINTGKISPFDDYIRQYSQKLGWDWRLTASLIYQESGFKNNLTSWAGAWGLMQLMPATAKRFGVDTVSSPRDQIRAGIEFIDWLDKLFSDVKNPSERVKFVLAAYNIGPGHIIDARNLAKKMGADPNIWDNNVDQWLLSKADPKYYNDPVVKFGYCRGTETFNYVTEVLERYEHYKNIVGK